The following are encoded together in the Malaya genurostris strain Urasoe2022 chromosome 3, Malgen_1.1, whole genome shotgun sequence genome:
- the LOC131437247 gene encoding perlucin-like — protein sequence MVSSIFLLIIACLSTITVSSPIVDEEDYSNLGSLCPERNIGSKTRAQKQYFVHNHKEVTFFEAWRLCQAVGHQLAMITSEEDSALIEQAIAKSSNTKGPWFIAGTDLGNEGQFVWIPTGMPVGFLTGFLNYSSGQPDNFQGNEHCLEIGRWGGVAWNDIPCDLKQRYICEYVS from the exons ATGGTTTCGTCAATTTTTTTGCTTATTATCGCTTGTCTCTCGACAATTACAGTTAGTTCGCCAATAGTAGATGAGGAAGATT ATTCCAATCTCGGTTCGTTGTGTCCTGAAAGAAATATAGGTTCCAAAACCAGAGCACAGAAGCAGTACTTCGTTCATAACCACAAAGAGGTCACATTTTTTGAAGCATGGAGACTCTGTCAGGCTGTAGGCCATCAACTGGCAATGATCACATCCGAGGAGGACAGCGCTCTGATAGAACAGGCGATAGCAAAATCTAGCAACACGAAAGGTCCTTGGTTCATAGCTGGAACTGATTTGGGCAATGAGGGACAGTTCGTTTGGATTCCCACCGGCATGCCCGTTGGTTTTCTCACCGGATTCTTGAACTACTCCTCAGGTCAACCGGACAATTTTCAGGGCAACGAACATTGCCTCGAAATCGGTCGTTGGGGAGGAGTGGCCTGGAACGATATCCCGTGCGATTTGAAACAACGTTATATTTGTGAATATGTTAGTTGA
- the LOC131434550 gene encoding proclotting enzyme-like, with product MDVTLWTKSSFLRIFGILLCLNCAVAADCGRRKIKLQQLVTHGYSTYPGEFPWHSAIFMVAGFKKSYICGGTLVNELSIVTAAHCVTDSATALVLSPALLYVQLGKFKLNLFSDTVQEHAVQQVIIHSDFQQATSKYDLAVLKLATQAKFTDYVQPICLFPQPVVNYNDGTGRGVSVGWGYTEFDALSDDLRGTTLPLVGYTKCLESNPDLFDRTLYDGMFCAGHRNGTNVCNGDSGGGMYINQNNVWYLIGVVSFTAAREENSNLCSTKDYTGFTKISAFEDFIVNNCGLQVHAPPTTGTTKQPSSGVAKKKHFYASNFPLDSKVNWFQAGDHCRSLGQHLAEIKSEQENIKLKEVIAKAGTETDANGNTHLKQFWIGANDLGVNGVYKWQFSGKPISFTNWRNGEPNNKNNNEHCVTVMGNKQAHWVDVNCKGKRQVLCEVWK from the exons ATGGATGTTACTTTGTGGACGAAAAGTTCATTTTTAAGAATATTTGGAATATTGCTCTGTTTGAATTGTGCTGTTGCAGCTGATTGTGGACGACGGAAGATAAAGTTACAGCAACTAGTAACTCATGGCTACTCCACTTATCCCGGTGAATTCCCGTGGCATTCGGCAATCTTCATGGTTGCTGGTTTCAAAAAGTCCTACATTTGCGGTGGAACATTGGTCAACGAACTGAGTATCGTTACGGCAGCCCATTGTGTGACCGATTCCGCCACCGCACTGGTTCTATCTCCAGCCCTGCTTTATGTGCAATTAGgaaaattcaagctaaatttGTTTTCCGATACGGTACAGGAACACGCAGTGCAACAAGTGATTATTCATAGTGATTTTCAGCAGGCGACAAGCAAATATGACCTTGCGGTATTGAAATTGGCTACGCAGGCAAAGTTTACCGATTATGTCCAGCCGATATGCTTGTTTCCTCAACCGGTGGTGAATTATAACGACGGAACCGGCCGCGGAGTGTCGGTTGGGTGGGGATATACCGAGTTCGATGCCCTGTCGGATGACCTACGCGGGACCACCTTGCCACTGGTCGGTTATACCAAGTGTTTGGAAAGCAATCCCGATTTGTTCGATCGAACGTTGTACGATGGAATGTTTTGTGCTGGACACAGAAATG GAACCAACGTCTGCAACGGTGACAGTGGCGGAGGAATGTACATCAACCAGAATAACGTGTGGTATCTGATCGGAGTGGTGTCGTTCACGGCCGCTCGGGAAGAGAATTCCAATCTATGCAGCACCAAAGATTACACGGGCTTTACGAAAATCTCCGCCTTCGAGGATTTCATCGTTAATAACTGTGGACTGCAAGTACATGCGCCACCGACAACTGGAACTACGAAACAACCGTCCAGTGGAGTTGCCAAGAAGAAGCATTTCTACGCTTCAAACTTCCCGTTAGATTCGAAAGTCAACTGGTTTCAGGCTGGAGATCATTGTAGGTCCCTGGGACAGCATTTGGCGGAGATCAAATCCGAACAAGAAAACATCAAGCTAAAGGAAGTGATTGCCAAAGCAG GTACGGAAACTGATGCCAATGGAAACACTCATTTGAAGCAATTCTGGATTGGAGCCAACGATCTGGGGGTCAACGGAGTCTACAAATGGCAATTTAGTGGTAAACCTATAAGTTTTACCAATTGGAGAAATGGTGAACCCAACAATAAGAATAACAACGAACATTGTGTAACAGTTATGGGTAACAAGCAGGCCCATTGGGTAGATGTCAACTGCAAGGGAAAAAGACAAGTCCTCTGTGAGGTGTGGAAGTAA